In Takifugu flavidus isolate HTHZ2018 unplaced genomic scaffold, ASM371156v2 ctg1034, whole genome shotgun sequence, one genomic interval encodes:
- the LOC130519635 gene encoding uncharacterized protein LOC130519635 gives MTSAKLIFWLICLEKFAQTATMEVSQSLNWKTNYNLVKPGQNLTLPCLHRSDVSTQISWFKETLGEKPILLGTYWILRNRCSCVNDSNPRFQLHAGKKGANLTITDLKLSDSATYYCVNQYLSVFDFTEGYNVIVEGSGLTIDQSASQSIQAEGSVMLNCTVHTGWTCDGDHTVYWFRNSGQSQLGLMYSHTGGNKQCERKTNTCFYSFSMKNLNTSQTGTYYCAVAACGHILFGNGTKLVFEDEGKYLVLVYFLSATWIFTIIVVILLTISVYMTKKRNSQHSLELHVRLSPLSKPKDCPDADGSVLWKKKMNREHTWTECVYFSVKQ, from the exons gatatgtttggagaaatttg ctcagacagctacGATGGAAGTTTCTCaatctttgaattggaagaccaattataacttggtcaaacctggacagaacctgactttgccgtgtcttcacagaaGTGATGTTTCTACCCagatctcttggtttaaagaaactctgggagagaaGCCGATTCTGCTCGGTACATACTGGATATTAAGGAATCGTTGTAGCTGTGTTAATGACTCCAATCCACGTTTCCAACTACATGCTGGTAAAAAAGGAGctaatctgacaataacagatttgaagttatcagactcagccacctattactgtgtaaatcagtatttatcagtatttgactttacagaaggttataatgtcattgtagagggttcagggttgaccatagatcagtcagcatcacagtctatccaagcagaaggttctgtgatgctgaattgtacagtccatactgggtggacttgtgatggggatcacactgtttactggttcagaaactctggacaatctcaactgggactcatgtacagccatacaggcgggaataagcagtgtgagaggaaaaccaacacctgtttctacagcttctccatgaagaacctgaacacttctcagactgggacctactattgtgctgttgcagcatgtggacacattctgtttggaaatggaaccaagctggtgtttgagg atgaaggaaaatatcttgttttggtgtatttcctcagtgcgacctggatatttaccatcatcgTGGTTATTTTATTAACCATTTCAGTTTATATgacgaaaaagagaaacagccaacactctctgg aattgCATGTAAGACTCTCACCTCTGTCCAAACCAAAG gattgtccagatgcagatggttctgttttgtggaagaagaagatgaacagagaacatacctggactgaatgtgtttacttcagtgtaaagcagtag